tttttttgtttgtttgttttctgtacgTACTGcacatatctttattattgttatttcattttattctttgttaagtgccttcctttgtgtatatatatatatatatatatatatgcattattttgccctttttaacgaatatttcattcagttcattcttatttgctgcagctgtaacaaaacaatttctctCCAAGATTAAtacattatttctattttattttattttattttacttttctacaatgtggttttacagtttaacagtttcTCTGTTTCGTCTCCAGagctcagagctgctgctgcaggaggctttttctttcagtatttgCAGTAAAATCCTGCAGTTATTCTCCATGTGCAgctgctgtaaatatgtttttaactgttgactttttgctttttttaaactgtttatgtTCTTCTTTTTGCTCCATTTATCTTTTACATACCTGCTTTGATTTCCCCTTTGCTGGTGGAATAATGCAGATTTACCCGCCGTGGGACAAATCTACAATTATCTTATCTGATCTTATCTTGCCTCTCTTGTcttgtcttattttatcttatcttctctaatctgatctgatctgatttgatcttgtcttgtcttggtttgtcttatcttatcttatcttatctatcACGTCTtgtcttatcttattttattttatctggtctggtctggtctggtctggtctggtcttgTCTTGTCTGATCTGATCTATCGTCTTGTCTCGGCTAGTCTTAATGTTTTGCAGTAGTACTGCAGTACTGACCCGGCCCCGGTACAGCAGGTCCAGTCCTCGGTCGATCCAGCGCTCCACCTCCAgcctcctctgcagctctctgcggTTGTACTGAACCGTGACTCGGGCCCGCCGCCACTGCACGCTCTGATCTGCCTGTCCGCCGCCGGCACGACCCGGTGACCCATCACTGCACGTCCTGTTGACCCGCCGCCTGACCCGGTGAGACGCCATCACACCTGCACCGTCTACACCTGATCCtcaaatattcagattttaaaatgtttacagtttttaactgaagagacaaaaatacaaagtaaattACTAAAtactgatgataataataataataataataataataataataataataataataaaatctgtNNNNNNNNNNNNNNNNNNNNNNNNNNNNNNNNNNNNNNNNNNNNNNNNNNNNNNNNNNNNNNNNNtttttttgtttgtttgttttctgtacgTACTGcacatatctttattattgttatttcattttattctttgttaagtgccttcctttgtgtatatatatatatatatatatatatgcattatttt
The window above is part of the Plectropomus leopardus isolate mb unplaced genomic scaffold, YSFRI_Pleo_2.0 unplaced_scaffold3577, whole genome shotgun sequence genome. Proteins encoded here:
- the LOC121938843 gene encoding protein phosphatase 1 regulatory subunit 14A-like — protein: MASHRVRRRVNRTCSDGSPGRAGGGQADQSVQWRRARVTVQYNRRELQRRLEVERWIDRGLDLLYRGRVSTAVLLQNIKTSRDKTIDQIRQDKTRPDQTR